A stretch of Chloroflexota bacterium DNA encodes these proteins:
- a CDS encoding response regulator: MVTREEFLLHLRNALNHLYNPERLRRNPLAALFGVAERFDTASALQRILIDAIEALKPPPGEPPQSPAWRVYEPLFYRYVEQLSAKEVADQLGVTERHLRRWQNAAQETLADLLWEQYGLSEGLEAVSHRPLDHDSRDTTLEALERELAWFRESRGVNFTNLAQVLPTVLDLVQRLAERYRVRIETSMVDELPKVGIASVALRQILINLFSVVIPRAEGGDVEFSVRPLHWDIEMRIRCPQYPSGPKPPQKDDATNLNTASHLAELCGCVLNLSADIRGFDATLIAPALEQVPVLVIDDSADALQLFQRYTTATRYRLVGTRDPEQGISLATQISPQIIVLDVMMPHLDGWEVLGRLRQHPATSYIPIIVCTILAQRDLALLLGASDFVRKPVTRSAFLSALDRQLDRMGPGPR, encoded by the coding sequence ATGGTAACCAGAGAAGAATTCCTTCTACATTTGCGGAATGCGCTCAACCACCTATACAATCCGGAGCGTTTGCGCCGGAACCCGCTGGCCGCCCTCTTCGGCGTAGCGGAGCGGTTCGATACAGCCTCGGCTCTGCAGCGAATCCTGATCGACGCGATCGAGGCGCTGAAGCCGCCCCCTGGCGAGCCGCCTCAATCGCCGGCCTGGCGTGTTTACGAACCGCTGTTTTATCGATATGTAGAGCAGTTAAGCGCCAAGGAGGTTGCGGATCAGTTGGGAGTGACGGAGCGCCATCTCCGGCGCTGGCAGAACGCCGCCCAGGAGACGTTGGCCGATCTTCTGTGGGAACAGTACGGACTATCAGAGGGATTGGAAGCCGTATCGCATCGGCCTTTGGATCATGATAGCCGAGATACGACGTTAGAGGCGCTTGAGCGGGAGCTCGCTTGGTTCCGGGAGTCGCGGGGCGTGAATTTTACCAATCTGGCACAGGTACTCCCCACTGTGCTAGATCTGGTCCAAAGGCTGGCTGAGCGGTATCGTGTGCGCATTGAGACTTCGATGGTGGACGAGTTACCAAAAGTGGGGATCGCTTCCGTGGCTCTGCGTCAGATCCTGATCAACCTGTTCAGTGTGGTGATCCCTCGAGCCGAAGGCGGCGATGTGGAGTTCTCAGTCCGACCTCTGCATTGGGACATCGAGATGCGCATCCGGTGTCCCCAATACCCCTCTGGCCCTAAGCCGCCCCAGAAGGACGACGCAACGAACCTCAACACCGCTTCCCATCTGGCCGAACTTTGCGGTTGCGTCTTAAACCTCTCAGCGGATATTCGTGGGTTCGACGCCACCCTCATCGCACCCGCCCTTGAACAGGTCCCTGTCCTGGTCATCGATGACAGTGCAGATGCTCTGCAGCTATTCCAGCGCTATACCACGGCCACCCGGTATCGCCTGGTGGGCACGCGGGACCCGGAACAGGGCATCTCTCTTGCCACCCAGATCTCGCCCCAGATCATCGTCCTGGACGTGATGATGCCCCACCTGGATGGCTGGGAGGTCCTGGGGCGTCTCCGGCAACACCCGGCCACGAGCTATATCCCCATCATCGTGTGCACTATCCTGGCCCAGCGGGATCTGGCCCTGCTCCTGGGCGCGAGCGACTTCGTGCGCAAGCCCGTCACGCGGTCTGCTTTTCTAAGCGCGCTCGATCGCCAGCTCGATCGGATGGGACCAGGGCCTCGCTGA